The Paenibacillus sp. FSL R7-0204 genome includes a region encoding these proteins:
- a CDS encoding pullulanase-associated domain-containing protein yields the protein MSVRREGTAYPEPAQELKLPAKLPVTFQYSVADHSVSALYTAPAGEGELQPVPAGHLRVHYHRVDGNYADLGLWTWGDVASPSADWPKGAVPFPAGQTDAYGVYVDLPVKEGAKSVSFLVVNRVSGVKEMENGDKTFLIGTPETNEVWIKEGSNLATPYEPVSLPENTVRIHYSRADNNQSQYGLWLWDDVASPSEGWPKGATPFAPEHKDAYGAYVDIPLKENAKTISFIVMKPVSGDKDSPAGNENKSFTLLDRYNQLWVKENDPNVYTSPFGETPIGLLSAEVLSAGKLVLGFTMTDGLDPAALKTAITVKDAEGTAIPVTAVTITGGGTLEVATGAFDLGKISLRVTYAGTTVSASTGWRMLDEMYSYTGDDLGATYHQDNHSATLKLWAPKASSVTAMVYDAADADRTVGRVELTLGEKGVWSARLRAADLDGAPGADDVRGFYYQYEVTNDSVTRQVLDPYAKSMAVFTVNTAGEAGAGGDTVGKAAIVDLSTTNSKAKNFAVRVWSFASCGTHHNRDENDSYNINRVAV from the coding sequence TTGTCCGTAAGGAGGGAAGGGACGGCTTACCCTGAACCTGCACAGGAGCTTAAGCTGCCTGCGAAGCTTCCGGTAACGTTCCAGTACAGCGTAGCGGACCATAGTGTTTCCGCTCTGTATACCGCTCCTGCCGGAGAAGGTGAGTTACAGCCGGTTCCGGCGGGGCACCTGCGGGTTCATTACCACCGTGTGGACGGCAATTATGCTGATCTGGGCTTGTGGACCTGGGGAGATGTGGCTTCCCCGTCCGCAGACTGGCCGAAGGGTGCGGTCCCCTTCCCGGCGGGACAGACGGATGCCTACGGCGTATATGTCGATCTGCCAGTCAAAGAAGGGGCGAAGTCGGTCTCCTTCCTCGTGGTTAACCGCGTCAGCGGAGTCAAGGAGATGGAGAACGGCGACAAGACCTTCCTGATCGGCACTCCAGAGACCAACGAAGTCTGGATCAAAGAAGGCTCCAATCTGGCGACGCCTTACGAGCCGGTGTCTCTCCCGGAGAATACGGTGCGGATTCATTATTCGCGTGCGGATAACAATCAGAGCCAGTACGGCCTGTGGCTGTGGGACGATGTAGCCTCGCCTTCCGAAGGATGGCCTAAGGGCGCAACTCCGTTCGCACCGGAGCATAAGGATGCCTACGGTGCTTACGTTGACATCCCGCTCAAGGAGAACGCGAAGACGATTAGCTTCATCGTCATGAAGCCTGTAAGCGGTGACAAGGATAGTCCGGCAGGCAATGAGAATAAAAGCTTTACACTGCTGGACCGCTACAATCAGCTATGGGTGAAGGAGAATGATCCGAACGTCTACACTTCTCCTTTCGGCGAGACGCCGATTGGCCTGTTGTCTGCTGAGGTGCTGTCTGCCGGCAAGCTGGTGCTGGGCTTCACTATGACGGACGGGCTGGACCCTGCTGCGCTGAAGACCGCTATTACCGTGAAGGATGCGGAAGGGACGGCCATTCCGGTCACAGCGGTGACGATTACGGGCGGAGGCACCCTGGAGGTGGCTACTGGTGCTTTTGACCTGGGCAAGATTTCACTCCGTGTAACTTACGCCGGGACAACGGTATCCGCTTCCACCGGCTGGAGAATGCTCGATGAGATGTACAGTTACACCGGGGATGATCTGGGAGCCACGTATCATCAGGACAATCATTCGGCAACGCTGAAGCTGTGGGCGCCCAAGGCAAGCTCTGTGACTGCCATGGTATACGATGCAGCGGATGCTGACCGCACGGTTGGCCGTGTGGAGCTGACCCTTGGTGAGAAAGGTGTCTGGTCGGCCCGGCTGAGAGCCGCTGATCTTGATGGAGCTCCCGGTGCTGATGATGTGAGAGGCTTCTACTACCAGTATGAGGTCACCAATGATTCGGTCACCCGGCAGGTGCTTGATCCTTATGCCAAGTCGATGGCCGTGTTCACAGTGAATACGGCAGGGGAAGCAGGCGCTGGCGGCGATACGGTTGGCAAGGCGGCGATTGTCGATCTCAGCACAACGAACTCTAAAGCAAAGAATTTTGCGGTTCGAGTTTGGAGTTTTGCATCGTGCGGGACGCACCATAACCGTGACGAGAATGATTCCTACAACATAAATAGGGTAGCGGTTTAA
- a CDS encoding LacI family DNA-binding transcriptional regulator, translating to MTVTIKDVAKKAGVSPSTVSRVLSGHPRISLETSRKVKVIMEEMGYTPNMMAKSLVSKTTNSICIILPKPAEELFSNLFFMELIRGILTQSSRSGYDVLISSGANEKEELEAVSRLLKGRRVDGVILLYSRKDDSVIDFLQSGGYPFVLVGRSDRYEDILSVDNDNIMAAYDATNHLISMGHERIGFVSGPPNLIVSRDRLEGYRKAMQGKNLTMKDEWIVEGEFLQDSGYRAMSFFMNLPNRPTALVAVDDMVSFGVLRGLNELKYKVPEDLAIVSFNNIPLSELSSPPISSIDIGIYHLGYTASQVLIQNIQKPDNQDGYTNRFVIPHRLIVRESSMHAPGN from the coding sequence ATGACAGTTACCATTAAGGACGTTGCCAAGAAAGCGGGAGTCTCTCCCTCCACGGTGTCCCGGGTGTTGTCAGGCCATCCCAGAATCAGCTTAGAAACTTCCCGTAAGGTCAAAGTGATTATGGAAGAAATGGGCTACACCCCGAACATGATGGCCAAAAGTCTGGTATCCAAGACCACTAACAGTATCTGCATCATTCTTCCAAAACCGGCTGAAGAGCTGTTCTCCAATTTGTTTTTTATGGAATTAATCCGTGGGATCCTCACTCAGTCCAGCCGGTCCGGCTATGATGTGCTGATCAGTTCCGGGGCGAACGAGAAGGAGGAGCTTGAAGCTGTCTCCCGTCTGCTCAAAGGACGCCGTGTGGACGGCGTTATTCTGCTGTATTCCCGTAAAGACGATTCGGTGATCGATTTTCTGCAGTCGGGCGGTTATCCCTTTGTCCTGGTTGGACGGAGCGACCGCTACGAGGATATTCTGTCAGTGGACAATGATAATATCATGGCCGCCTATGATGCGACGAATCATCTCATCTCCATGGGACATGAACGCATCGGCTTCGTCAGCGGCCCGCCGAACCTTATCGTTTCACGCGACCGGCTGGAGGGTTACCGCAAGGCCATGCAGGGTAAGAATCTTACAATGAAGGATGAATGGATTGTTGAAGGCGAATTCCTGCAGGACAGCGGCTATAGGGCGATGTCCTTCTTCATGAATCTTCCGAACCGTCCGACAGCACTTGTCGCGGTGGATGATATGGTCTCATTCGGGGTACTCCGCGGATTGAACGAGCTGAAGTACAAGGTCCCTGAGGATCTGGCGATTGTCAGCTTCAACAATATCCCGCTCTCCGAGCTCTCCAGTCCTCCGATCAGCAGTATTGATATCGGGATTTATCATCTTGGCTATACGGCCTCACAGGTGCTGATCCAGAACATTCAGAAGCCGGATAATCAAGACGGTTATACGAACCGTTTTGTCATTCCCCACCGTCTAATCGTACGGGAGTCCTCTATGCATGCTCCGGGAAATTAA
- the pgmB gene encoding beta-phosphoglucomutase encodes MSDIKACLFDLDGVLVDTARYHYIAWRELAEELGFVFTEQDNERLKGVSRTASLNILLEIGGITLGEDDKARLAEQKNNRYVGYIAKMDSSEILPGALDFLKECRTAGIKVALGSASKNAMTILNNTGLTPYFDAIIDGTHTSAAKPDPEVFLLGAKALDTAPAHCVVFEDAAAGILAASRAGMRSVGIGSPETLSGATLVVPSLQQLTVVTLKESFASV; translated from the coding sequence ATGTCAGATATCAAAGCCTGCCTGTTCGATCTGGACGGCGTTCTCGTGGACACTGCCCGGTACCATTATATTGCTTGGAGGGAGCTGGCCGAAGAGCTTGGATTTGTCTTCACAGAGCAGGATAACGAGCGGCTCAAGGGCGTCAGCCGGACCGCTTCGCTGAATATCCTGCTGGAGATCGGCGGCATCACGCTTGGCGAAGATGACAAAGCCAGACTGGCGGAACAGAAGAATAACCGCTATGTCGGGTATATCGCCAAGATGGACAGCTCGGAGATTCTCCCCGGCGCCCTGGACTTCCTGAAGGAATGCCGGACAGCCGGCATCAAGGTAGCCCTCGGCTCAGCCAGTAAGAACGCGATGACCATCTTGAACAATACCGGCCTGACCCCATACTTCGATGCCATCATCGATGGCACGCATACCAGCGCGGCCAAGCCGGACCCGGAGGTCTTCCTGCTGGGGGCGAAGGCTCTGGACACCGCTCCCGCACACTGCGTCGTCTTCGAGGATGCCGCAGCCGGCATCCTGGCCGCTTCCCGCGCCGGTATGCGCAGCGTAGGCATCGGCTCCCCCGAGACACTCAGCGGAGCAACACTAGTAGTCCCTTCCCTTCAGCAGCTCACTGTTGTCACGCTGAAGGAATCTTTTGCCTCTGTGTGA